Proteins from a genomic interval of Papaver somniferum cultivar HN1 chromosome 4, ASM357369v1, whole genome shotgun sequence:
- the LOC113274971 gene encoding geraniol 8-hydroxylase-like — protein MDYLNLFLVIVLSCIFIKLVINSVAKRNLPPGPYPLPIIGNLLQLGRKPHESLTQLAKVHGPLMSLKLGSLTTIVISSPTIAKEVLQKHDQSFSSRILLDAVTMVDDHKYSMIWLPASPQWRALRKLTNSHLFTTQKLDSNQNLRQQKLDELVSYVGRNASSGSAVDIGQAAFTTVLNLMSNSFLSIDLADYSSDSGSTFKNTIRAIMWEAGKPNVSDYFPVLRFLDLQGIRRRTGNYIRILDEIFNKIIDQKLLALQSGEGNSSDLLDVILDPSNENGIQLQRHEINTLLKDFFAAGTDTSSSTVEWAMAELLHNPSKMTKAQQEISTIIGKDRLIKETDIVRLPYLQAIVKETLRLHPPVPFLVPHKAVVDVKMHNFLVPQDAQVIVNVWAMGRDPTIWTDPISFNPERFLDSKVDYRGQDFELIPFGSGRRSCPGLPLAHRMVHLIVGLLVQSFDWKLENGMRPEDLNMEEELGFTLAKATDLRAIPTDRL, from the exons atggATTACTTGAATCTTTTCCTGGTAATTGTGCTCTCATGCATATTTATCAAATTGGTCATCAATTCAGTTGCAAAAAGAAATCTCCCACCAGGTCCATATCCACTACCTATCATCGGAAATCTTCTCCAACTCGGCAGAAAACCTCACGAGTCACTGACTCAACTCGCCAAAGTTCATGGTCCGTTGATGTCACTAAAACTCGGTTCTTTAACGACAATAGTCATTTCTTCTCCTACAATAGCCAAAGAAGTTCTTCAAAAGCATGATCAATCTTTTTCTAGTCGAATCCTTTTGGATGCAGTTACAATGGTCGATGACCATAAATACTCAATGATATGGTTACCTGCTTCACCTCAATGGAGAGCTCTTAGAAAATTGACAAATTCACATCTTTTCACTACTCAGAAGCTTGATTCAAATCAGAACCTAAGACAGCAAAAGTTAGATGAGCTTGTTTCTTACGTGGGTCGAAATGCAAGTTCGGGTTCTGCTGTTGACATTGGTCAAGCTGCTTTTACTACTGTTCTTAATTTGATGTCGAATAGTTTCCTTTCTATCGATTTAGCGGATTATAGTTCAGATTCTGGTTCTACTTTTAAGAATACTATTAGAGCAATTATGTGGGAAGCCGGAAAACCAAATGTTTCGGATTATTTCCCTGTTCTAAGATTTTTGGATTTGCAAGGTATTAGACGCCGTACGGGAAATTACATTCGAATACTGGATGAGATTTTCAACAAGATTATAGATCAAAAATTGTTGGCATTACAGTCTGGAGAAGGAAACAGTAGTGACTTGCTTGATGTGATTCTTGATCCATCCAATGAAAACGGAATCCAGCTTCAACGTCACGAAATAAATACTCTACTTAAG GACTTCTTCGCAGCCGGGACAGATACTAGCTCATCCACTGTGGAATGGGCGATGGCGGAATTACTTCACAACCCGTCTAAGATGACAAAGGCTCAACAGGAGATTTCAACCATTATAGGCAAAGACCGACTAATCAAAGAGACCGATATCGTCCGACTCCCTTACTTGCAAGCAATCGTGAAAGAGACGTTACGGCTTCACCCACCAGTTCCATTCTTGGTCCCGCACAAAGCAGTAGTCGATGTTAAAATGCATAATTTTCTTGTCCCTCAAGATGCCCAGGTAATAGTGAATGTGTGGGCAATGGGGCGAGATCCTACCATATGGACGGACCCTATTAGTTTTAATCCTGAAAGGTTTTTAGATTCCAAAGTTGATTATAGAGGTCAAGATTTTGAGTTGATTCCATTTGGGTCTGGTCGTCGAAGTTGTCCCGGCTTACCACTAGCACATCGAATGGTACATCTAATAGTGGGTTTGCTTGTTCAATCATTTGACTGGAAACTAGAAAATGGGATGAGACCAGAGGATTTGAACATGGAAGAAGAACTTGGATTTACATTGGCAAAGGCTACTGATCTTCGAGCAATTCCTACTGATAGGCTCTAA